A window of the Nitrosococcus wardiae genome harbors these coding sequences:
- a CDS encoding Na+/H+ antiporter NhaA, with protein MATDTAFVIGCLALLGSRIPQSLRVFMLSLAIIDDIGAILVVAIGYSSHISWKALALAAMGIVIVRAMALLGVRSVAIYFIGGGLIWIAVDISGIHATVTGIILGLMAPTRQWVSDERLHAILNRVVAYPPGDHWSGDSEDRKAFGFVIMPLFAFANAGVPLAFAELENAVTLAVFVGFALGKPIGVLIFSWVASLR; from the coding sequence ATGGCCACCGACACCGCCTTTGTCATCGGTTGTCTGGCGCTGTTAGGGTCGCGCATTCCCCAAAGTCTACGAGTGTTCATGCTGTCCCTGGCCATTATTGACGATATCGGCGCTATTCTGGTGGTAGCTATTGGCTACAGTAGCCACATCAGTTGGAAGGCGCTCGCTCTAGCCGCCATGGGTATCGTTATCGTACGCGCCATGGCGCTGCTCGGCGTCCGTAGTGTGGCGATCTATTTTATAGGGGGAGGGTTGATCTGGATCGCAGTGGATATCTCCGGGATCCATGCCACCGTGACCGGCATCATCCTCGGCTTAATGGCGCCGACCCGCCAATGGGTGAGCGACGAGCGTTTGCATGCCATTTTAAATCGTGTCGTGGCGTATCCACCCGGTGATCACTGGAGTGGTGACTCTGAGGATCGCAAGGCATTTGGATTCGTGATCATGCCTCTTTTTGCATTTGCCAATGCTGGAGTGCCCCTCGCTTTCGCCGAGTTGGAAAACGCCGTCACCCTGGCCGTGTTTGTGGGATTCGCGCTGGGCAAACCGATAGGAGTCTTGATCTTCAGTTGGGTAGCCTCACTAAGATAG
- the trhA gene encoding PAQR family membrane homeostasis protein TrhA: MNETDLISGFNEPFSALSHLLGAGVFLLLSFPLLRLGGGNLPKLMALGVFALASVFMLSVSGIYHGLSPKGGILQRLDHSAIFILIVGTMTPIHQMLFQGVMRWGWLLLVWLIAITALTLKNVFFTSFPEGWGLALFLGLGWLGAVSVGILWYREGSAFIKPLLAGGLAYTVGAVLEFAGQPLFLREILGPHELFHLAVLIGLGFHWKFIYTMARRDNLSTSKPNRRKWRTMAP; encoded by the coding sequence ATGAATGAGACCGATTTAATCTCCGGGTTCAATGAACCCTTTAGTGCTTTAAGCCATCTGCTGGGCGCCGGCGTGTTTTTGTTATTGTCCTTTCCTCTATTGAGATTAGGCGGGGGAAATCTTCCGAAATTGATGGCATTGGGGGTTTTCGCTTTGGCCAGTGTTTTTATGCTCTCTGTCAGTGGGATCTATCATGGGTTATCTCCCAAGGGGGGCATTTTGCAGCGACTTGATCATTCGGCAATATTTATTTTAATAGTGGGCACGATGACTCCTATCCACCAAATGTTGTTCCAAGGGGTGATGCGCTGGGGGTGGCTGTTGCTGGTGTGGCTGATCGCGATAACGGCCCTAACCCTTAAAAATGTATTTTTTACTTCCTTTCCAGAAGGGTGGGGGCTAGCCTTGTTTTTGGGCCTCGGGTGGCTTGGAGCGGTCTCTGTAGGGATACTCTGGTATCGAGAAGGCAGCGCCTTCATCAAGCCATTACTCGCTGGAGGCTTGGCCTACACCGTAGGCGCCGTTTTAGAGTTTGCTGGGCAGCCGCTTTTTCTTCGTGAGATCTTGGGGCCACACGAGTTATTTCACCTGGCGGTACTAATAGGGTTAGGCTTTCATTGGAAGTTTATTTATACCATGGCGCGTAGGGATAATCTTTCTACCTCAAAGCCGAATAGAAGGAAATGGCGCACCATGGCTCCGTGA
- the rnhB gene encoding ribonuclease HII, giving the protein MGEEGIFQSEVQGWIAGVDEVGRGPLAGPVVAAAVILDPQYPIAGVKDSKQLTPLARERLAALIQAQAVAWALGRAEVEEIEQLNIFWASLLAMERAVAALSEAPSLVLVDGKHCPSAACPVRAVVKGDQKIVAIAAASIVAKVARDAEMIALEKRYPGYGFGTHKGYPTRAHLAALEKLGPCPIHRRSFRAVKEIAFLV; this is encoded by the coding sequence ATGGGGGAGGAAGGAATTTTTCAAAGCGAAGTCCAAGGATGGATTGCCGGTGTGGACGAGGTAGGTCGGGGTCCCTTAGCCGGTCCGGTTGTCGCCGCGGCGGTGATTCTTGATCCGCAATATCCTATCGCCGGAGTGAAGGACTCCAAGCAGTTAACACCCCTGGCGCGGGAACGCTTAGCCGCGCTTATTCAAGCCCAGGCGGTGGCCTGGGCCTTAGGGCGGGCTGAAGTAGAAGAGATCGAGCAACTCAATATCTTTTGGGCCAGCCTGCTGGCCATGGAGCGGGCCGTTGCGGCCCTTTCAGAGGCCCCCTCCCTGGTTCTTGTGGATGGCAAGCACTGTCCCTCCGCCGCTTGTCCGGTGCGAGCTGTGGTCAAGGGAGACCAAAAGATTGTTGCTATTGCCGCCGCCTCCATTGTGGCCAAAGTGGCCCGGGATGCGGAGATGATCGCATTGGAGAAACGTTATCCTGGTTACGGTTTTGGTACTCACAAAGGCTATCCGACTCGGGCCCATTTGGCTGCCCTGGAAAAGTTAGGCCCCTGTCCTATCCACCGCCGTTCTTTTCGAGCAGTGAAGGAAATAGCATTTCTCGTTTAA
- the ribD gene encoding bifunctional diaminohydroxyphosphoribosylaminopyrimidine deaminase/5-amino-6-(5-phosphoribosylamino)uracil reductase RibD, with translation MDQVNDRAYMARALKLAWQGLFTTDPNPRVGCVLVRAGEIVGEGWHQWAGNAHAEVNALRQAGGRARGATCYVTLEPCCHRGRTPPCTQALIKAGVVRVVAAMRDPNPKVAGQGLAQLREAGLQVEYGLLQEEAQALNPGFVQRLVQGRPWVRCKLAMSLDGATALASGESRWITAPPARRDVQRWRARSSAILTGIGTVARDNPALNVRYEELQNEVPPGFDRQPWRVILDRKLTISEKARLFSLPGPVLIVCADAEQPKAESLRSKGAEVISLPVTTEGLDLKALMAVLAAREINELHVECGARLAGSLLQAGLMDELVLYMAPKLMGEASLGLLRLPGIQTMEDCIQVDIKEIRAIGRDWRLVAKILPKG, from the coding sequence GTGGATCAGGTGAACGATAGAGCATACATGGCCCGGGCTCTAAAGCTAGCCTGGCAGGGTTTATTCACGACTGACCCTAACCCCCGGGTCGGTTGTGTTTTGGTGCGTGCCGGCGAGATTGTGGGGGAGGGGTGGCATCAATGGGCCGGCAATGCCCACGCAGAAGTCAATGCCTTGCGCCAGGCGGGTGGCCGGGCCCGGGGGGCTACCTGTTATGTCACTTTAGAGCCCTGCTGCCATCGGGGGCGAACCCCTCCCTGCACCCAGGCGCTTATTAAAGCAGGAGTCGTTCGAGTGGTTGCCGCCATGCGAGATCCTAATCCCAAAGTCGCCGGCCAGGGGCTAGCGCAGCTTAGGGAGGCCGGTCTCCAGGTGGAATATGGATTGCTCCAGGAAGAGGCCCAGGCCCTTAATCCCGGGTTTGTACAACGTCTGGTCCAAGGCCGTCCCTGGGTGCGCTGTAAGTTAGCCATGAGCTTGGATGGAGCTACAGCGCTGGCCTCTGGAGAGAGCCGTTGGATTACTGCCCCCCCTGCTCGTCGTGATGTGCAACGGTGGCGGGCCCGCAGTTCCGCAATTTTGACGGGGATAGGGACTGTCGCCCGAGATAATCCTGCGCTCAACGTCCGCTATGAAGAATTGCAAAATGAGGTGCCACCGGGGTTTGACCGCCAACCTTGGCGAGTCATACTGGACCGGAAGTTAACCATTTCGGAGAAGGCCCGGTTGTTCTCGTTGCCGGGGCCGGTATTGATTGTCTGTGCCGATGCCGAGCAGCCGAAAGCGGAGTCTTTACGCTCTAAGGGCGCGGAAGTAATCAGCCTGCCGGTGACCACCGAGGGGTTGGATCTTAAGGCCTTAATGGCGGTTCTAGCCGCACGGGAAATCAATGAACTCCATGTGGAGTGTGGTGCGCGGTTGGCAGGATCATTGCTCCAGGCCGGTTTAATGGATGAACTCGTACTGTATATGGCCCCCAAATTGATGGGGGAGGCCTCTTTAGGGTTGTTGCGGCTGCCCGGTATCCAGACCATGGAGGATTGTATTCAGGTAGACATCAAAGAAATACGGGCAATCGGTCGGGATTGGCGGCTAGTGGCCAAAATACTCCCTAAAGGGTGA
- the glyA gene encoding serine hydroxymethyltransferase, whose amino-acid sequence MYSKEMRIAGYDEELEAALANEARRQEEHIELIASENYVSPRVLEAQGSVLTNKYAEGYPGKRYYGGCEYVDVAERLAIERVKVLFGADYANVQPHSGSQANAAACLALLEPGDTLMGMSLAHGGHLTHGAKVNFSGQVFNAVQFGVNTDTGLIDYDEVERLAKAHRPKIIIAGFTAYSRIVDWQRFREIADSVGAYLLADIAHVAGMIAAGIYPNPVQIADVTTSTTHKTLRGPRSGLILAKANPEIEKKLNSKVFPGMQGGPLMHIIAAKAVAFKEAMEPAFKDYQRQIIRNAQTMAESIQSRGYKIVSGGTDSHLFLVDLIDKGLTGKAADAALGRANITVNKNTVPNDPQSPFVTSGIRIGSPAMTTRGFKETEVREVAGWICDVLDDIENETVIANTKEKVLALCARFPVYG is encoded by the coding sequence ATGTACAGCAAAGAGATGCGTATTGCCGGTTACGATGAAGAACTCGAAGCCGCCCTTGCCAATGAAGCGCGGCGGCAAGAAGAGCACATCGAATTGATTGCTTCGGAGAACTATGTCAGTCCTCGGGTCTTGGAAGCCCAAGGGTCTGTATTGACCAACAAATATGCGGAAGGTTATCCCGGCAAACGGTATTATGGGGGATGTGAGTATGTGGATGTGGCGGAGCGGCTTGCCATTGAACGGGTTAAAGTGCTGTTTGGGGCCGATTACGCCAATGTTCAACCCCACTCTGGATCCCAGGCCAATGCCGCTGCCTGTCTGGCTCTACTAGAGCCGGGGGATACGCTCATGGGAATGAGCCTTGCCCATGGCGGACACCTGACCCATGGCGCCAAGGTCAATTTTTCCGGCCAAGTCTTTAACGCGGTCCAGTTTGGGGTGAATACGGACACGGGCCTTATCGATTATGATGAAGTCGAGCGGTTGGCGAAAGCCCACCGGCCTAAAATTATTATTGCCGGTTTTACTGCTTACTCCCGAATTGTCGATTGGCAGCGTTTTCGGGAGATTGCCGATTCGGTGGGAGCCTATCTATTAGCAGATATTGCCCATGTGGCTGGGATGATCGCAGCCGGGATTTATCCTAACCCGGTTCAGATTGCCGATGTGACTACCAGTACGACCCATAAAACCCTTCGGGGTCCCCGCTCAGGGCTGATTTTGGCCAAGGCCAATCCTGAGATTGAGAAAAAACTTAATTCCAAGGTTTTCCCCGGTATGCAGGGGGGGCCCTTAATGCATATTATTGCGGCCAAGGCAGTGGCCTTTAAAGAAGCCATGGAACCGGCATTTAAGGATTATCAGCGGCAAATTATTCGCAATGCTCAGACGATGGCGGAGAGCATCCAGTCGCGGGGCTACAAAATTGTTTCTGGAGGCACAGACAGTCACCTATTTTTAGTGGATCTCATTGATAAGGGTCTTACCGGCAAGGCTGCAGATGCAGCCCTGGGACGGGCCAATATCACTGTGAATAAAAACACGGTACCCAACGATCCTCAGTCTCCGTTTGTGACCAGTGGAATTCGTATCGGGAGCCCGGCAATGACCACCCGCGGTTTTAAGGAGACGGAAGTCCGGGAAGTGGCAGGGTGGATTTGCGACGTGCTGGATGATATCGAAAATGAGACCGTGATTGCGAATACTAAGGAGAAGGTATTGGCTCTCTGCGCTCGCTTTCCGGTCTATGGTTAG
- the nrdR gene encoding transcriptional regulator NrdR, translating to MHCPFCGAGDTKVIDSRLANEGDAIRRRRECQVCSERFTTYETPELALPRIIKRNGTREPFQEGKLRAGILRAVEKRPVGTERVEAAIRRIVRRLRASGERELDSQVLGEWVMDELRHLDEVAYVRFASVYRRFQDVQAFREEIERLEQALSPAEKAAQLSLLLDERSLVNKPD from the coding sequence ATGCATTGTCCCTTTTGTGGGGCAGGAGATACCAAGGTCATCGACTCTCGCCTTGCCAATGAGGGCGATGCTATCCGTCGTCGTCGGGAATGCCAGGTGTGTAGTGAGCGCTTTACGACCTACGAGACTCCAGAACTTGCTTTGCCCCGTATCATCAAGCGTAATGGGACTCGGGAGCCATTTCAGGAAGGCAAACTGCGGGCCGGCATTCTCCGGGCGGTGGAAAAACGTCCTGTCGGCACTGAGAGGGTGGAGGCTGCTATCCGCCGCATTGTGCGCCGTTTACGGGCGAGCGGTGAGCGGGAGTTAGACTCGCAGGTGTTGGGTGAATGGGTCATGGATGAATTGCGCCACTTAGATGAGGTGGCTTATGTCCGCTTTGCTTCGGTTTACCGCCGCTTTCAAGACGTTCAGGCTTTCCGGGAAGAAATTGAACGCTTGGAACAAGCGCTGTCACCGGCGGAAAAGGCTGCTCAGTTATCTTTGCTCCTTGACGAGAGATCTCTGGTTAATAAACCGGACTAG
- a CDS encoding ArsR/SmtB family transcription factor: MDIKTAIKALAALAQETRLRAFKMLVEAGPKGLSAGVMSERLGVPQNTLSFHLSHLNNAGITQSRKEGRSIIYSAHFQFTRELIRFMVENCCQADTVSCHVDAQGAKEIIEFFIEKECCG; the protein is encoded by the coding sequence ATGGATATAAAAACCGCGATTAAGGCATTGGCGGCATTAGCCCAGGAAACCCGGCTTAGGGCCTTCAAAATGCTGGTAGAGGCCGGGCCGAAAGGACTGTCCGCTGGCGTGATGAGCGAGCGGCTGGGCGTGCCGCAAAATACGCTTTCTTTCCATCTCTCCCATTTGAACAACGCTGGCATCACCCAATCACGCAAAGAAGGCCGCAGCATTATTTACTCGGCTCACTTTCAATTCACCCGCGAGCTTATCCGCTTCATGGTCGAGAACTGCTGCCAGGCGGATACGGTGTCCTGCCATGTGGATGCTCAAGGGGCAAAAGAGATCATCGAATTTTTTATCGAAAAGGAGTGCTGTGGATGA
- the egtD gene encoding L-histidine N(alpha)-methyltransferase produces MKSSFSNQTPREPVFHDYRPEPARFREDVLSGLAKNQRRIPPKYFYDRTGSRLFDAICQLPEYYPTRTEIGLLKQYGAEMAEYIGEGSVLVEFGSGSSLKIRLLLNALQPAAYLPIDISREHLFNSARELAEEYPLVAVHAICADYTRPLVLPEGFAGRPKGGFFPGSSIGNFEPGEARQFLERIATLLGAGSGLLIGVDLKKEVALLNAAYNDSQDITAAFNLNLLQRINRELEGNFDLAGFEHRALYNAAEGRVEMHLVSRKEQVVTVSDQVFEFQAGETLHTENSYKYTIEEFQQLASSAGFQPQRVWTDPQDLFSVHYLSL; encoded by the coding sequence ATGAAATCGTCGTTCTCTAATCAAACGCCGCGGGAACCTGTTTTCCATGATTACCGGCCGGAACCAGCCCGATTCCGGGAAGATGTCCTCTCTGGGTTGGCCAAGAATCAGCGGCGGATTCCCCCTAAGTATTTTTACGATCGGACCGGCTCCCGCCTTTTCGATGCCATCTGTCAATTGCCAGAATATTATCCTACCCGTACCGAAATCGGCTTATTGAAACAATATGGGGCAGAAATGGCCGAGTATATCGGCGAGGGTAGTGTCCTGGTGGAGTTTGGCAGTGGCAGTAGCCTCAAGATCCGGTTGCTTCTTAATGCGCTGCAACCAGCGGCTTATTTGCCCATTGATATCTCCCGGGAACATCTTTTTAATTCCGCCAGAGAGCTGGCCGAGGAGTATCCCCTGGTGGCCGTTCATGCTATCTGTGCCGATTATACCCGCCCTTTGGTGTTACCCGAGGGGTTTGCTGGCAGGCCCAAGGGGGGGTTTTTCCCTGGCTCGAGTATTGGCAACTTCGAACCAGGAGAAGCTCGCCAATTCCTAGAGCGGATAGCAACCCTGCTAGGCGCGGGGAGTGGGCTGCTCATCGGTGTGGATTTAAAAAAGGAGGTGGCGTTGCTCAATGCCGCTTATAACGATAGCCAGGATATTACGGCGGCTTTCAATTTGAACCTTTTGCAGCGCATTAACCGGGAACTGGAAGGGAATTTTGACCTGGCCGGTTTTGAACATCGCGCCCTTTACAACGCAGCCGAGGGGCGGGTGGAAATGCACCTGGTCAGTCGAAAGGAACAAGTGGTGACGGTGAGCGACCAAGTTTTCGAGTTCCAGGCTGGAGAAACCCTCCATACCGAGAATTCCTATAAGTACACCATTGAAGAGTTCCAACAACTGGCAAGCTCGGCAGGGTTTCAACCGCAGCGGGTTTGGACCGATCCGCAAGATCTGTTCAGCGTCCACTATCTTAGCCTCTAG
- the ribBA gene encoding bifunctional 3,4-dihydroxy-2-butanone-4-phosphate synthase/GTP cyclohydrolase II, translated as MPLSEIEAIIQDLREGKMVILMDDEDRENEGDLIMAASQVKAPDINFMARYGRGLICLTLTEERCRQLRLPLMVSDSNAKHSTNFTISIEAATGVTTGISAADRARTVQVAVAPEARPEDLIQPGHIFPLMARPGGVLTRAGHTEAGCDLARLAGLEPAAVIVEILNEDGSMARRPDLEVFAECHGLKLGTIADLIRYRLEHERSVARVAECALPTEQGLFRLLAYQDLVDQQLHLALVKGELHPEEPTLVRVHMADTLCDILQVRRGDCGWPLSDAMNRIAQAGTGVVVILRRQESPRDLVQRIQDYQLEDQGVRLPRQEPSSDLRTYGVGAQILTDLGVRKMQVMGAPRRMHGLAGFGLEVVEYVT; from the coding sequence ATGCCTTTGAGCGAGATAGAAGCCATCATCCAAGACCTCCGGGAAGGAAAGATGGTGATCCTGATGGACGATGAGGACCGGGAGAATGAGGGGGATCTGATCATGGCAGCCTCCCAGGTGAAAGCCCCGGATATTAACTTTATGGCCCGCTATGGGCGGGGCCTGATTTGCCTGACCCTGACCGAGGAGCGTTGCCGCCAATTGCGGTTGCCTTTGATGGTGTCAGACAGTAACGCCAAACACAGCACCAATTTTACCATCTCCATTGAGGCGGCAACGGGGGTTACCACGGGCATTTCCGCTGCGGATCGAGCTCGGACCGTGCAAGTGGCGGTGGCCCCGGAGGCTAGACCTGAGGATCTGATCCAACCGGGCCATATTTTTCCTCTCATGGCCCGGCCGGGGGGAGTGCTCACCCGGGCTGGCCACACCGAAGCCGGCTGTGATTTGGCGCGACTGGCGGGTCTTGAACCGGCGGCAGTCATTGTTGAGATCCTTAATGAAGATGGGAGCATGGCTCGCCGCCCGGATTTGGAAGTCTTTGCCGAGTGCCATGGTTTGAAGTTGGGCACTATTGCTGATCTGATTCGTTATCGCCTGGAGCATGAGCGGTCTGTGGCTCGGGTGGCGGAGTGCGCCCTGCCCACGGAACAGGGGCTATTCCGCCTTTTGGCCTACCAGGATCTAGTGGATCAACAGCTCCATCTAGCCTTGGTCAAGGGGGAACTCCATCCGGAAGAGCCCACCTTGGTGCGGGTCCATATGGCTGATACCCTTTGCGATATTCTCCAGGTACGGCGTGGCGATTGTGGCTGGCCCCTAAGTGATGCCATGAATCGCATTGCGCAGGCGGGTACCGGGGTGGTGGTAATCCTCCGTCGGCAGGAGTCCCCTAGGGATCTGGTGCAGCGCATTCAAGACTATCAGTTGGAGGATCAAGGGGTGCGTCTGCCCCGGCAGGAACCCTCCAGTGATTTACGGACCTATGGGGTTGGCGCTCAAATTCTTACCGATCTGGGAGTGCGAAAGATGCAGGTTATGGGGGCTCCCCGGCGGATGCACGGACTGGCGGGCTTTGGCCTGGAAGTGGTGGAATATGTCACTTGA
- a CDS encoding riboflavin synthase, translating into MFTGIIRAVGTVVALQRKGNEAALRIDSGKLDLAEVGIGDSIAVSGVCLTVTRFANPAFDFDVSQETLSRTVLGKLQSGDGVNLEPALTLKDPLGGHLASGHCDGVGTVVECTSVGESVRFSIRAPAGLAKYIAEKGSIGVDGVSLTVNGVKGSLFEVNIIPHTLQATTLNEYLPGREVNLEVDLLARYLERLLLGDSAATMRPSLDEAFLARYGFSK; encoded by the coding sequence ATGTTTACCGGGATCATCAGGGCGGTTGGGACGGTAGTGGCATTGCAACGCAAGGGGAATGAGGCCGCCCTTCGTATTGATAGCGGTAAACTGGATCTTGCGGAGGTCGGTATTGGAGATAGTATTGCGGTCAGTGGGGTCTGCTTGACGGTGACTCGGTTCGCTAACCCGGCGTTTGACTTTGATGTTTCCCAAGAGACCCTATCTCGCACGGTATTGGGGAAGTTACAGTCTGGCGATGGGGTCAATCTGGAACCGGCCCTGACCCTCAAAGATCCTCTCGGCGGACACTTGGCTAGTGGCCACTGTGATGGTGTAGGAACGGTGGTTGAGTGCACCTCAGTGGGGGAAAGTGTGCGTTTTTCTATCCGCGCCCCGGCAGGCCTTGCCAAATACATCGCCGAGAAAGGCTCCATTGGCGTTGATGGCGTGAGCTTGACTGTCAACGGGGTGAAGGGGAGTCTCTTTGAGGTCAATATTATTCCCCATACTCTCCAAGCCACCACTTTGAATGAATACCTTCCGGGGCGGGAGGTGAATTTGGAAGTGGACCTTTTGGCCCGTTATTTGGAGCGTTTATTACTGGGTGATTCGGCCGCCACCATGCGGCCAAGTCTCGATGAGGCCTTCCTGGCCCGTTACGGTTTTAGCAAGTAG
- a CDS encoding Na+/H+ antiporter NhaA, which translates to MAEKMRNGSPINKQISLLPQERIDWLTKPIARFLRIESMADLVLLLFTLSALVLSNSLWSPPFLEVWETPVGLQIGPLEFTRSLREWINDALMTLFFFLVALELKRERVFGELRNPRLAALSIMAALGGMLVPALFYLMLQVRPTRPEWLGHGDGHRHRLCHRLSGAVRVAHSPKSTSVHAVPGHY; encoded by the coding sequence ATGGCAGAAAAGATGAGGAACGGTTCGCCGATTAACAAACAAATTTCCCTGCTCCCCCAAGAACGCATTGATTGGTTGACCAAGCCCATTGCCCGATTCTTGCGCATCGAGTCCATGGCGGATTTGGTGCTTCTGCTGTTTACCCTGTCAGCGTTGGTGCTATCCAACTCCTTATGGAGCCCTCCTTTCCTAGAGGTTTGGGAAACGCCGGTGGGTCTTCAGATCGGCCCATTGGAATTCACCCGTTCGCTGCGTGAATGGATTAACGACGCTTTAATGACCCTGTTCTTTTTCCTTGTCGCCCTGGAACTCAAACGGGAACGGGTGTTTGGCGAATTGCGCAATCCACGTCTGGCCGCGCTGTCTATTATGGCGGCCTTGGGTGGTATGCTCGTGCCTGCTCTCTTCTACTTGATGCTCCAAGTTAGGCCAACCCGGCCGGAATGGTTGGGGCACGGTGATGGCCACCGACACCGCCTTTGTCATCGGTTGTCTGGCGCTGTTAGGGTCGCGCATTCCCCAAAGTCTACGAGTGTTCATGCTGTCCCTGGCCATTATTGA